In one Bacteroidota bacterium genomic region, the following are encoded:
- the uraD gene encoding 2-oxo-4-hydroxy-4-carboxy-5-ureidoimidazoline decarboxylase — MTLRELNSLSTATAMDELRRCCGSTRWVKQMAECRPFSTQDQVLAAADEIWQSLSESDWKEAFARHPKIGDVTSLQKQLSSTARWASSEQASVATASENILRSLADGNQQYEVKFGYIFIVCATGKSANEMLAILNRRMSNPPDKEILIAASEQASITRLRLQKLFSVES; from the coding sequence ATGACTCTGCGAGAATTGAACAGTCTCAGTACTGCGACAGCAATGGACGAACTTCGCCGTTGCTGCGGCTCAACCCGTTGGGTGAAGCAAATGGCTGAATGCCGCCCCTTTTCGACGCAGGATCAAGTGCTTGCCGCTGCAGATGAGATTTGGCAGAGTCTCTCAGAATCGGATTGGAAGGAAGCATTTGCCCGTCATCCGAAGATCGGCGACGTGACGAGCCTGCAAAAACAACTCTCGTCTACTGCACGCTGGGCCTCAAGTGAACAAGCCAGCGTTGCGACAGCGAGCGAGAACATTCTCAGGAGTTTAGCTGATGGAAATCAACAATACGAAGTGAAGTTTGGCTATATCTTCATCGTTTGCGCAACAGGGAAATCTGCAAATGAAATGCTGGCAATTCTCAATCGTCGAATGTCCAATCCTCCTGATAAGGAAATTCTGATTGCTGCCTCCGAACAGGCAAGCATCACGAGGCTCCGGTTACAAAAACTGTTCTCGGTTGAATCGTAA
- the alc gene encoding allantoicase, with translation MSSENETAAAFSGFTDLASERLGGKALIASDEFFAEKENLLKPGRGIFIPDKYTDRGKWMDGWESRRKRTPGHDWCIVKLGFSGIIKGVDIDTNHFLGNNPAYASIEACSIIGDASNGPLPGPETQWSVILPKSPLRPGTQNLFSVADQMVWTHVRLNIFPDGGVARLRIYGNVVPDWNSLKQEGLIDLAYIGSGGKVVAASDMFFGNKENLIMPGRAVNMGDGWETKRRRGLGHDWAILQLGALGRIQRIEVDTGHFKGNYPDSCSIDALSAPGSTVDALSWHQFQWKEILPQTGLHADTQHLFEKELKPVDRCTHVRLNVYPDGGVSRMRVLGYLASE, from the coding sequence ATGTCTTCAGAGAATGAAACCGCAGCCGCTTTCTCCGGCTTTACCGATCTTGCTTCCGAGCGATTGGGCGGCAAGGCTCTCATCGCGAGTGATGAGTTCTTCGCCGAAAAGGAAAACCTTCTGAAGCCCGGTCGCGGGATTTTTATTCCGGACAAGTACACCGATCGCGGCAAATGGATGGACGGGTGGGAATCACGTCGAAAGCGTACCCCGGGGCATGACTGGTGTATTGTCAAGCTTGGATTTAGCGGGATTATCAAAGGCGTCGATATCGACACGAATCATTTTCTCGGAAACAATCCCGCCTATGCGTCAATTGAAGCATGCAGCATCATAGGCGATGCATCGAACGGCCCGTTGCCGGGACCCGAAACACAATGGTCTGTAATTTTACCGAAGTCGCCACTACGCCCCGGTACCCAGAATCTTTTTTCAGTTGCAGACCAGATGGTGTGGACTCATGTTCGTCTCAACATTTTTCCCGACGGCGGTGTCGCACGGCTGAGAATTTATGGAAATGTTGTTCCTGATTGGAATAGCTTGAAGCAAGAGGGACTGATTGACCTTGCATACATCGGCTCAGGCGGAAAAGTTGTAGCTGCAAGCGATATGTTTTTCGGCAACAAGGAAAATCTTATCATGCCAGGACGGGCAGTCAATATGGGAGACGGCTGGGAAACAAAGCGCCGTCGCGGCCTTGGTCACGATTGGGCTATTCTTCAACTGGGCGCATTAGGGAGAATTCAAAGGATCGAGGTGGATACCGGCCATTTCAAAGGTAACTATCCCGACAGTTGCTCCATCGATGCATTGAGTGCCCCTGGTTCAACGGTTGATGCATTGAGTTGGCATCAATTTCAATGGAAGGAGATTCTTCCTCAAACCGGGTTGCACGCGGATACGCAGCATCTCTTCGAAAAGGAATTGAAGCCGGTTGACCGTTGTACGCATGTTCGGCTGAATGTCTATCCTGATGGCGGCGTCAGCAGAATGCGAGTGTTGGGATATCTTGCTTCCGAATGA
- the allB gene encoding allantoinase AllB yields MFILRSRRIITPDGMRDAAIIVNDGRISDIINPGEIPSGADVKDVSDVVVAPGLVDPHVHINEPGRTEWEGFESATRAAAAGGITTLVDMPLNSSPVTTTVDALERKLSAAQGKLHVDCGFHGGLVPGNASLMESLAGSGVLGVKTFLIDSGIDEFPPTSEENLRAAMPVIAKAGLPLLVHAELQTLPLQAAPRHSRSYAAYLNSRPKRWENDAISMLIRLSEEIGCRVHIVHLSSSEVVPVLREAKSCGVKITAETCPHYLTFSAEEIPEGATQFKCAPPIREMENNDKLWEALREGVIDFIASDHSPCPPAMKVMEAGDFMKAWGGIASLQFGLSIMWTEMRGRGFSISDISRLMSANPATLVGLEGRKGRIAPGYDADFVVWNPDESFSVGPSLLHHRHKVTPYEGRTLYGNVLATYVRGTKVFEEGRFSVAAGRVLSRNA; encoded by the coding sequence ATGTTCATCTTACGGTCCCGGCGCATTATCACTCCTGATGGTATGCGCGATGCCGCAATCATCGTGAATGACGGCAGAATTAGCGATATCATCAATCCGGGCGAAATCCCTTCCGGTGCCGATGTCAAAGATGTTAGTGATGTGGTTGTTGCTCCCGGACTTGTTGATCCTCACGTTCACATTAACGAGCCCGGACGGACTGAATGGGAAGGATTTGAAAGCGCAACAAGAGCCGCTGCCGCGGGGGGAATAACCACGCTTGTTGACATGCCGTTAAATAGCTCTCCGGTTACGACAACGGTCGATGCTCTTGAAAGGAAATTGAGCGCTGCCCAAGGAAAGTTGCATGTAGATTGCGGATTTCACGGAGGACTTGTCCCCGGCAATGCGTCGTTGATGGAGTCTTTGGCGGGATCGGGCGTGCTTGGAGTAAAGACCTTTCTTATCGATTCGGGGATTGATGAATTCCCTCCGACATCGGAAGAGAACCTACGCGCCGCAATGCCGGTAATAGCAAAGGCCGGCTTGCCACTTCTTGTTCATGCAGAGTTGCAGACTTTGCCTCTTCAAGCTGCGCCTCGGCATTCACGAAGTTACGCCGCATATCTCAATTCCCGACCAAAGCGTTGGGAGAATGATGCCATTTCCATGTTGATTCGCCTTTCCGAAGAAATCGGTTGCAGAGTACACATTGTTCACTTATCTTCATCAGAAGTTGTTCCCGTGTTGCGGGAAGCGAAATCATGTGGCGTGAAGATAACAGCGGAAACGTGTCCCCATTATCTCACATTCTCTGCAGAGGAGATTCCTGAGGGAGCTACGCAGTTCAAATGTGCTCCGCCTATTCGCGAGATGGAGAACAACGACAAACTCTGGGAGGCGTTGCGTGAAGGCGTCATAGATTTCATTGCATCGGATCATTCGCCTTGTCCTCCCGCAATGAAGGTGATGGAAGCTGGCGATTTCATGAAGGCATGGGGTGGAATAGCATCCCTTCAATTCGGCCTTTCAATTATGTGGACGGAAATGCGTGGAAGAGGATTTTCGATTTCTGATATTAGCAGGTTGATGTCGGCAAATCCGGCAACACTCGTCGGGCTTGAAGGCAGGAAAGGCAGAATCGCACCGGGGTATGATGCCGATTTTGTTGTATGGAATCCGGATGAATCATTTTCTGTCGGGCCCTCGTTACTTCATCACCGTCACAAAGTAACTCCGTACGAGGGACGAACCTTGTACGGCAACGTGCTGGCAACATACGTTCGGGGTACCAAAGTATTTGAAGAGGGGAGATTTTCAGTAGCGGCTGGCAGAGTTCTTTCACGTAACGCATAG